The region GGTAGTTTAAGATCTGTCCGTGGCTGGCTGCTTTATACGGATGTTTCATAAAGTATTCCAGTAACTGAAACTCCTTTTTACTAAGCTGAACGCTACGTTGTCCACATTTAACCGATTGCCAAAAAAGTGTTTGACTGTCACAGTCTAATGTTAAATTACCAAATCGTAGCTGTAGAGATTGAAATTGGGGAAAGCGACGCCGCAGTGCCCGCAATCGTGCCAATAGTTCCTCTCGTCGAAATGGTTTCATCAAATAATCATCAGCACCAGCATCCAAACTTAAAACTCCATCTTCCCAGCGATCAGGCTTAACTAATATTAGCACCAGCAAAGAACTCTGTTGATTGCGTAAGCGTTTGCATAATTCTAATCCTGTTAGACCTGGCAACTCCCAATTCAAGATTGACAGTATATACTGATTATATTGACTATCTAAATAATTCCAGGCTGAAACTCCATCTTGTACCCAATCAACAATATATTTCTCCTGAAGCAGATCTCGATAAATAGATATTCCCAAATCTAGCTCATTTTCAGCAAACAAAATTTTCATCGCAAATAGTGATTATCTAAGAAATGCCAACGCTGTGATCGCATGAATGCTGATCTCCAGCTTCACAGTTCACGATGAGATTAAGATGAGATTAGGGTTAATCTTTGATATTCCTCTGTATCAGAAAAGCTCAATAAAGTTCTTCCAACTCAGGATGTGAGTGAGACCAATGTTACTTTATAAAAGATCACTGGTTCTTCTTAGATTGTTGAAAGAACTCTATTGAGTGTCTACTAAAATCATAAAATCTCTGGATGAAGTTAGGATGAAAAACATAGCCAGGGTTACTTACTCACTATCTACTTAGATACTTCCTGAATTGACTAATCATCACTATATTTGGCTTCATGAAAAAAGGCGGCCTATTAAGTACCGCCTAAGATTAACGGAGGTGTGAGAAGATTTCGATGCTAACCACACAAATGAAGGCTAGTTCAAAGAATTAAGGGAATTGATCTGGGGTTCTTAGAATGTAAAGGTAGTCCGAACTACACCAACAAACTGAGTATTATTCGCGCTATTCCCTTCAGGGTTGAATAATACGAATACTCCGGGCGTAATAGCAATGTTGTCATTCACCCGGTAGCGGTAGAACGCTTCAAGATGGAAGGGTGGATCTTCATCCAGACGACGGCGCACGTTCGGGTTGGGTAAGCCACGATTGGGACCAGTGGCGAAGCGAGCACGAAAATCGTTATCCACTACGCGAGGTTGCATCCCAAACAATAGTCCCAATAGATTACCTTTGCGTCCTAAGTCGGGGAAGCCCAAGAAACCAGCCCAGTTAACGATTCGTGCTTCTTCGCTGGTACGTCGATTGTTGGCAAAGCTGTAGCCGTACCAACCTCCTATCGTAATGGCAGGAGTTAAGCGCCATTGAACTTGGGCAGAAAGGTTATCAGTAGCTGTTGCCTCGCCACCGAAAGGATTGGCGGCGTAGCCTGTGCCAGTACTGCCGAAGAGGTTTGGAGCACCTTGATTGAAAACGGTTGAACTGCCTGGGAAATAGGAGCGAACGTAGGTGAAGCCAATATCAAAGGTGCGAGAAGGGCGAAAGACAATTTGCCCAACGGCAGCATAGTTGCCGTTGAACAGCCCATTCTTCTCTCCCGGATCGTTTGCATTCACATCAGAGAAATAACCACCCTGCAAGCTGAATTGGGGGCTAAAACGGTAGTCAAACGAAATTCCTGGAGAACTCGTAAATCCCTGGTTGTTAGCGCGGAAGATTGGATTAAACCGTCCAAAGCGAGAAACAGATCCAAAGCCACTGCTTTCAAATGCGCTGAGGGGTTCGATGAGAGAACTGTAAATTCGACTTTGAACTGCGTCAACCTGGATGCGGAGATTTTGTCCGAGAGGAAACCGATAATAAAGGTGGTCAACGTTGACGGCATTTGATTCGTTGCCATCGAAGCTTAGTCGGGTTTCATTAGTACCTGTAAAGTTGCCGCTGAAAGGGGTAACATTGCGTGCTTGCAGCCGCACTCGAAGCCGATCTCTTCCTGTAAAACTGGAATCAAGCGCAAGACGAACGCGATTACCGAAGATAGTTTCAGTACGATCGTCTTCTAGGTTGCCTCGGTTGTTGGCGTTGACCCCGCCTAGAAAGCTGTCATTGCCAGTAAAAATGGCACGATCGCCAAAGGTATCAGCAACCGCAAAAATGACTTCACCGCTTAGTTTCGTCGTTGTGGAGAATTGCTGCTTTTCTAGGGTTGCTGTGCGAACCTCCAGCGCTTCAACCCGACCTCGCAATGCTGAGAGTTCAGCCGCAAACTCCTCCTGTAAGCGCTTTACGACCTCCAAATCTTCTTTTCTAACAAAATCAGCCGTGGCAGCCGCGATCAATTCCTGAATTTTGTCTAAGCAAGCATTGAGTCCAGCGGCGAACTCGTAGCGAGTGAGGGCACGATTTCCCCGGTAAGTTTTGTCGGGATAGCCCACGATGCAACCATAGCGTTCAACCAACGACTGTAAGGCTTGAAATGCCCAATCTGTTGGGTTGACATCCGAGAATTGAGAAACTGAGGTTACTTGATTCATTGCTCCATTTTTGCCCTCAGCGCTGTAGCTGCTAACTTGTTGTAAAGTTGCACTACTTTCTGAAACACTGGCTTGCTCCAACGTCAGAGCTTTAGGTTTAGCTGCTGCGTTAAGACCCATTTGCTTGGGTGCTGAATCTGCGATCGCGGATTCAGAAAGTACCAGCACCATCATCAAAAATGCTGGAGCACTCCAGCCAAGATCTCTCAGTAAACGCATTTTTCATCCTCACACTCAATAATGAAGAACAGAGCATCCGTACTGCTAATTGAGTTACAATTCTGCTAGAACGCTCCTATTTAGAGCTTGACAGGATGAAGTGAAATCCCGATGACAATCGTTGATAGAAGTTTAACGTCTGATTAATTCAACACAAACTCAAGCTTAAGAGAGCGATCGCAGATCGCGAATGTACACAGTTTTGAGGAATTAGCCGCCTAAAAAACTTTTTTATCGATGAACCATTAATCAGAGGCTTGTACACAGGTATCAATCAGGGCTTCCCAAATTTTCCCCGAATCTAAACTGTCTGTTTTGCAATGGCAACGAACCGAAACTGACAGTCCTTTCCGATACAGATGGTGGCACCGCTCTATTTCTTCGCTTTCAGGGAACTGAAGTCACCAGTACAATCTTGTTACACTCTTAAATTCAACCCCTCAGTTTAGGTTCTAAATCACCTCCAGTTCAAAAACCAGAGATTTTTCTAAGGAAAAACAAACAGATTTGGAGGTGAATAAGGTTTAATTCAATTTGGCATTCTCAAAGAAAACGCTATAACACCTTGAACAATCATTGCACTGTGTTCTTTCCAGCATAGTGGAACAGTTGTGTTTAACAATAGCTCTAAAAAACGATTGTAATCATTTTTAAAGGCTAAATATTAATCCCTCACAAGTTCCTCATAAGTTCCTTAAAATGTTTTGTTAATCTAATAAGTAAGAGGAGGAGTCAGAGAGAGGAGGTGTAAACCTGAGGGGGCGATTAGCATGACAAAATCAATTATCAATTTAACGTTGCCATTGGTGGTTGCAGAGATTGAGCAAGTTTTAGGAGGCTATCCTCACTACCCTTATCAACAAGCTTTTGCCAATCCTGACCTGCGCCAAGAACTCATTGCTTACGTTCTGACACATATCCGCAGCGTTTATGTAGCAATTGATGAAGGAAAGCAACAAATTGACAAGCTAAGACCGGGATCTGACTTAGGGGAAACCCAATCGTGTCTAGAGTCTTTTGTTCATCAAGGAATTAACTCCATTCTGCAACAGCATCAAGCAATGGCAGATTTTCAAGTACCTAAAGAAAATGATGGATACTTAGCTGCTTCTCACTGGTTTGGCTAAATGCAGGAGGCTAAAATGCATCGCTTCGATTATGTGATTTTAGGGGCTGGACTGGGTGGACTTTCCACTGCTGCTTGCTTAGCTCGGCAGGGGCATAGGGTTATTGTTTTAGAAAGACACTACTTACCCGGTGGCTGTTGTCATACCTTTGATTACGGAGAGTACCGCTTCTGTGCAGATGTTCACTATATCTCTCAGTGCGGTCCTGGTGAAACGATTGACCAATTTCTCACCTATATTGAGCGAAACATCCCATTTAATTCACTAGATCCCGATTGTATTGATCGGGTCATTACCCCAGATGTTGATTTCAGCATTCCATTAGGGTGGGAAACTCTGCGTGCTCGCTTACTGGCAGAGTTTCCAGATGAAGCGATCGCGATTAATCGCTACTGTGACGAAATTCGTCGTCTGCATCAAGATATCCGCAGCCTGACTCAAGAAGTGCGTTGGTATAACACTAAATGGTCTGATTGGCTGAAATTACCCAAATACTGGAATCTTTTTGCCAAACGAGATTGGACACTGCAAGACTTGTATGACCATGTTGGATTATCCCCCAAACTGCAAAACCTGTTAGCTGGGCAAAGTGGAGACTATGCCTTGCCCCCCAATGAAATTGCTTTGCTAACGCATACGTCGCTAGTTTGGGATTATTCGGAAGGAGCCTACTATCCCAAACACCATTTCAAGCAATTTGTAGACACTATTGTGGAAGCCATTACTACCAGAGGAGGAATTGTCCAGCTTTCCACGCCCGTTGAGCATATCGAAGTGCGCAACCATCAGGTGCAATACATTGTTGCCAACGGCGAACACTATATGGCTGAACAGGCATACATCAGCGACCTCGATCCTAAATTGACAGTGCAACTCATGCATGCCCCTACTGCCTTGAGTTCACGGGAATACCACCGCTTAACGAGCTATACCTATTCTGCCAGTGCCTTTAACATCTATCTGGGATTGGATAGTCGCTTTGAGCCAGAACGCTACGGTATTGGTAACTGGAATATCTGGTACTATCCCACGGGCGATCTGAATCGGGAATATCAACAACAGTTGCAGGGTGATCTCAGCCATCCGTGGATTTTTCTCTCTTGCCCAACCATGAAATCTCAGGAACCGGGAATGGCTCCTGATGGGCATCATGTGTTAGAGATTGCAACAGTTTGCCCTTATGAACCGTTTGCCCAACTGCATCAAACCGATCTCAAAGCTTACAAAGCGAAAAAACGTGAGGTCTACAAAGCAGTGATGACCAGTGTTCGCGAATTGATTCCTGATGTGGATACCTATGCACGGATGAAACTCTATGGCACACCTACCACCAGTGAATATTATCTGGGACAACCCCAGGGCAATATTTACGGTGCGAAGTTAATTCCACGGCAAGTCGGTCTTAATCGGCTGGGATACACGACTGAATTACCTAATCTCTTCCTGGTGGGGGCAAGTGCCGGATATCCCAGCGTACCAGGTGTGATTGGAAATGGGATGGATGTCGTGGAGTTGATTACTGGGCGATCGCCCTGGGCAACCACAAAATCCCCGCAGCCCCTGACTCCATCAATTTCGTAAACCAAGTCCAACTCGAAAACTAGGCGTTTTTCGAAGAGAAATCTACGGATTTAGGCATAAACAGGGTTTAGTCTATCAAAAATCACCTCAGAGGTGAGTACTATGTTTCATAAAATCTTAGCCGCAATAGACGTTCCGCCAATGAGTCGATTGGTTTTCGACTGTGCCTTATCTTTGGCAAAATCATTTGATGCTCAGTTAGGATTGCTCTATGTTTTTACCTTTGAAGAGTTTGAAACATTACCAGCTCCAAAACTGGAAACGTTAGATTCCTATCCAGGGCTGCTCGATGCTCCTGCCAAGTGTTATGTTGGGCATTTGGAAACAGATCATCTCAATGCATTTGATAATCCAGAACTCAGACTCCTACATTCCTATACTCACCAGGCAACTGAGCAAGGAATATCGGCTGATCTTTTCCAATGTATCGGCAATCCAGGCAATGTCATTTGTGATTTTGCCAAAGCCTGGCAAGCAGACCTGATTGTTATTGGACATCGAGGACACATCGGCTTTACAGAATTTGTTTTGGGTAGTGTGAGTAATTACGTCATTCATCATGCCCCCTGTTCTGTCCACGTTGTTCATCACGTTGTTCATCCTCGATTTGGCAAATCCTCAAATACTAAAATAGCGACCCATCAATAAATAATGGAGGCGATCGCCTCCATCCTGAATCGCTTGTCTTTATTCAGTAAACCCCTCGCCCTCTCTGGGAAAGGGGTTGGGGTGAGGGCAGTTTGAGTTGTGTCAGTCAATCAGCAGTAAACCCATATTGGTGATTTCTAGGGAGGTGCCTCTATGTTGCGACCTCATATTCCTGAAGCATATCGATGGATTATTTTGTGGTTGCTTGTAGCATTACTTCTGCTCATCGCCCAGGCAGCCCTATCTCCCCCTACAGCAATGATGATCGCAATCAGTTAGTCAGTAAAACATTTAACCCTAGCAGGCAGTTTCTCGCTGCAATCAGGATTATGACACTCCATTTCCCATGATCGTAAGAGACTGGGAAATATACGGCTGAGTTCGCATCAGATACTACTCGCAACTGGTAATTGTTCTGGTACCCTAGAGCACAGCTTGAATGACTGACTGTATTGAGGAGATTGTGATGGGTTCTTGCTTTGTTTTGCGGCGATTTCAGTCTACAGTCCTAGGACTTATGCTTGTTATCCCCTTAGCCACATTAGCGGGGTGTACGGGGCAACAAACATCTCAACCAGTTGCCTCTCCAATAACGAATCAGCCTGGTTCATCTGGCACAAACGCTACAGCCAAGCGCCTTGCAGTTGTGTTACCTGGAGTACCAAATGATCAGTCCTGGGATCAAGCTGCTTATGACGCGGCTCAAGCACTGAAGGCAAAAGGTGTGGATGTTGTGGTAGCAGAGGCAGTTTCTCCGGCAGATGCGCCTAGGGTACTCCGTCAGTATGCTGATGCAGGCTATACGACCATTGTGGCGCACTCGTTTAACTTCCAGGATGCCGTATTTCAAGTAGCAAAAGAGTATCCGAATATTAATTTTGCCTGGGCAGGTGGGATTCAGAGAACGGGCGCGAATGTGGCAGATTATGACCAGCCGTTTTATCAAGGGGCTTACCTAGTGGGGCTAGTTGCTGCCAAACTTAGTAAAACTGGAAAACTTGGTGCTGTGCATGGGTTTGATATTCCAGTTTGTCATGCAATGGGCAAGGCTATGCTAGCAGGGGCGAAAAAGATGCGTCCAGATGCCAAGCTCGTTGCCTCCGCTGCAGGTGATTGGTATGACGTGGCGAAAGCAAAAGAGGCAGCTATCGCCCAAGCAGAGACAGGCGTTGATTTTTGGATTGGATGCGGAACGGGCCCCGTGTTGGGAGCAATTCAGGCAGCGAATACGAAAGGTGGATATGTCACCAGCTATGTAGGGGACATGTCATCTCAGGGACCCAAGGTGGTTGCCGCAAACTTAATCTGGAATCTAGAACCGTTGTTTACCAAAATGCTAGAAGATACTGCCGCAAAAACATTTGCTAATAAGTTTTATCAACTGGCAATCCCTGAGGATGTAATCCAAGTTGAGGTAACGCCTGCATTCAAAGATAAAGTTGGTGCGGACACAATTAAGCAGATGGAAGAGACTCGCTCCAAGATTGCATCTGGTGAGATTAAAGTTCCCTTTGTACCTAAATAAATCATGACTGATATACTGCTGCCGGAAACGATCGCCGTCAAAATGCAGGGGATTACCAAGCAATTTCATGGGGTGATTGCCAATCAACAGGTTGATTTTGCAGTGAAAGCTGGTGAAATCCATGCTTTGCTGGGTGAAAACGGAGCTGGTAAAACCACGTTAATGAATATTCTCTGTGGTTTATACGAACCGGATGCAGGGGAGATTTGGCTCTACGGAAAACCTGTGCAATTAAAATCACCTAAGGCGGCGATCGCGGCAGGCATTGGCATGGTCCATCAGCACTTTCGGCTAGTTGAACGGTTTACAGTCGCAGAAAATCTATTGCTGGGGCAGGAACCCCGTCGATGGTTGCGTGAATCTCCTCGCCAACTGCACAACCGTCTCCAGCAATTTGCCGAGCAATACGGGCTGAAGATCAACCCCTCTGCGCCCGTTTGGCAGCTTTCTGTAGGTGAACAGCAGCGAGTCGAAATCTTGAAAGCCCTGACTCGCAATGTCAATGTGCTGATTCTGGATGAACCCACTGCCGTCCTCACTCCTCAAGAAGCTGAAGCCCTAATGGCAACCTTGCGCACCTTAGCAGCCCAAGGCATCGCCATTATTTTCATCTCTCATAAATTGAAAGAAGTGATGGCATTGTGTCACCGTATCACCGTTTTGCGGGATGGGCAAACCATTGCCACTGTGACCACTCAAGACACGAGTGAACGAGAGTTAGCGCGGATGATGGTTGGGCGAGAAGTGGAACTGCGACGGCGACAGAAAATCATTGAAGATGAAGGTCTACCCTCCTCCTTATCCACTGCTCCACCTCCTATTTCCCATGTCTCACCTGTTTTACACCTGAAAAACCTCTGGGTTATTGGCGATCATGGGCTTCCAGCCTTGCGAGGCATCGACCTGACATTGTATCCAGGGGAGATTGTGGGGATTGCAGGAGTGGATGGTAATGGGCAGCGGGAGTTGGAAGAGGCGATTGCCGGATTGCGTCCACTCAGCAATGGTGAAATTTTATGTGAGAAAGCATTGGCTCATATCCCCAGCGATCGCTACTCAATGGGGTTGTTGACTGAGTTTTCGGTTGCTGAAAATTTAGTACTGAAAGACATCACTTATCCACCATTTTCCCAGCGTGGGATTGTGCGTCCTCGTATGATTATGAACCATGCAGTTGATCTGGTGCAACGCTATCTGATTCGGACACCATCCGTTCAAACCCGCGCTGGCAAGCTATCTGGTGGTAATGCGCAAAAAGTGGTATTCGCCAGAGAATTAAACCGCCCCCATCAAATTGTATTAGCCGCTCAACCAACCCGGGGACTGGATATTAGCGCAACCGAGTTTGTGCACGCTCAGTTGTTAGCGCGGCGGGATGCTGGAGTAGCAGTGCTGCTCATCTCAACGGATCTGGATGAGATTTTGAACTTGAGCGATCGCATTGCAGTACTCTACGAAGGACAAATTCGTGGTTGGATGGAAAGCGCAACCGTCGATATTCACCATCTCGGTTTATTAATGGCTGGTAAAGCAGAATAATTAATATCTGACATCCGCTTACTCATTAGCACCTATCTAATATTCAATCCAATTACTCAATCCAATAAAGCCATTGACTCAAGAAAAGAATTACTTAGAAACATTTAGAAACATTAAGTCTTGAAACTAAGGTATGCTGAATTTAGTACGCCTCACAGTTTCTTTACAACTTTATCCTAGAACAAGAAAAGGAGTTAACTGTCGTCTGCATCTTAGCCCTTAGATCGACCGCAAAACTCCTTGCTTTGAGTAAGCGTTTGAGGAATCATCATGGTGAATACGACAGTCAATGCTTCCGATCATCTCTGGTTCACCAACTCTTTTGTGGCAACATCTCAACATCTTGTTGCGGCTTTAAAGCACCTTCAGGCACAATCCAGCAGCACGCTTCCAGGCATTGTTTACACTTACGACTTAATCAACCAACAGACTCTTTGCTCCAGTAATTCGCTAGCAGCAATGTTGGGTTTTACCCCAGAAGACATCAATGCATTGGGAGTATTTGGGTTAGCGAAGCTGATTCACCCGGATGATTTACGGGCGGTAGCGGATCATTTTCAGCGGTTTATCACCTTGCAAGAAGGAGAGGTGATTGCCGTTGAGTATCGCATGCAGCGAGCCGATGGTATCTGGTGTTGGGTGCGATCGCAAGAGACATTGATTGCACAAGTGGCTGATGATCTGCCCCAGATACTCGGGCTAGTTCAAATCATGACTCCACTGATGCCTGATGCTGATAACCCCTCGATTGCAAAACACCTGATGGATGATCGAGATAGCAACCAGGGCTTTTTACCCTGGCTATCAACAGAAACAGGATTTCAACAGCAGCAATCATCCTGTCAAAATAATTGTTATTAATTGTTATCCTCAATTGCTGTGTTCACACCTATTGGCTTGAGCAGAACCATTTTTGAGCCATACTTGCCGGGGAATACCAATTTGAATCTGGTTTTGGTCAAAGGCGATTTTAATGCGTCGTCGCAATTCTCTGGCAACTAACCACTGTTTCAACGGCGCAGTTTTAATCCAGTTCCGGATGACGATGCCACTATGGGAAAGTTGCTCCACGCCAAAAACTTCCTGAGTGTCCAGAATTACAGATTGCCATTCTGGATCCTGCGCCATTTGCTCAACCGTTTCTCGGACGATCGCAAGAGCACGGTCAACATCCGTGTTATAAGCTACTTCAATCTGAAAATCTGTACGTGCCCAAGTTCGGGATCGGTTTTCTACGGTAGAAATCAAACTGTTCGGTAGGGTAATCAACCCTCCTTCATCACTGCGAATTTGGGTTACTCGCAAATTCAAATTTTCTACCATTCCAGAAACATCGCCGACTCTGATGTTATCCCCAATCCGAAACTGATCTTCTAGCAGGATAAGAAATCCATTCACCAGGTCTTTGACAAGACTCTGAGCAGCAAAAGAGATTGCCAGAGCAATTAATGCCCCCAGTGTCAGAAGGGATGCAGGGGCCAGTTGGAGTCGCTGAAGCATCCATAAAACTGCCACTGTGTAGAGCAAGACCATTTTCAGTCCTTTGATGACATTGGCAATCGTGGCAATTCGTTGCAGATTTGCTTCAGTTAAAGACTGCTCCTTTTCGCGGCTTTGAATGAAGCGATCAGTTGCAATATCTGTCAACCGATTGATCAAACCAGTGAAAAACCAGGTTAAAAGAAACACAATTGGAATAGTAATCACGTTCCTGGCAAACTGGCGGGTTTGAGGAAAAAGACTAAGGCTGTAGGCAGTGCCAATTACCCAAACTAGAGCGATCGCCCAAAACATCAACCATCGTAGAAACTGCACTAGTTGCAGACGACGCTGAAGCCCAAACGGATAGCGGAGTTCTTGTAACAAAGGGACTCTTGCCTCTAGCGCCAGTGGTTCAGTTGCAGGCTGTTCTGCGGCTGAAATTGCAGCGATTTCGGCTTGCTTGCGTTGCTCAAGCTTGTGTTTGTGGTGTCGCAACAATGTCCACAAAGTTCCCAGCACTAGCGTCAGCAGCCCTGTCGCAGTCAATGTTTTGGCTGCTGTAGAAATTTGTTGCTGCAATGCTTCCGGTTGGCGCAGTTTTAGAGCCTGACGCAGCGCATCCTCCAAGATCTTTTTCCATCGTTTTGCTAGTTGCTGCTGATTGGTTGAGTAATACTGAGCATCTGCATTGGTCACTGTTAACAGCACTCTGGGTTCAGCCAGGTTGGCATCTTTGACAAATAACACAGGCTGTTCATTGATAGTTTCAATCACAACTTCGAGCGTTTCTGGATCTAATCCTGGTTCATCCGGATCGCCATTAATCAACTGTTCTAGATTGGTTTCAATTTGTTTAGCACGAATTTCGACAGGGATTTGAGCACCAGGATCATTACGATTTAACACTGTGGGAGAGGCTACTCTAAACAGTTCACTTCCATCCAGCCGAACTGCTGCCGATTCTAAAGTGCCGCGCCGTTCAACCCCAACCGGGGGAAGTGCCTGGTTTTCTCTGGGAACAGTTAAAGAGGGTAATTGTCCTAAGGCAATGGGTTGCCGGATCGCACTCTGAAACAGGACCAGCAACAGGGTGACGCTCCACAAGACAAATCCGCGCAACAGGTTGGGACATTTCCAGCGGTAGCGGTTAAATATCGGTGCGATCGCTCTAGCCATGAGAGATAAAACTAATGGAACTTAGGAAATTGTATAAGGAGCTAGACAGATTCTAAGAAAAGCGGGAAGGACGTTTAGGAAGCGTGGTAGCTAACAGGAAGCAAACTCCCGTTACAATGAGTGCTACTAACAAAGAGCTTCGCATTGCTGAAGTTGCGGCTTCCAACCCAATTGATTGAAGAAGTGGTCGGATGGATGGCGATACCTGTGCAGCGATCGCGCTTCTAACTTCTGCCTTGGATAAGGTTTGAATCACTCCTTGCAATTCAGCAATAAGCTGACTGCGCTGTGCTGGTTCGATGCTTTTTCCCAATTGCTGTAAAACACCATCCACAATGTCACGCGAGGCGAAGTATACCAATGTTGTGCCAAGAATCCCTCTTCCTAGAGAATTACCCAAATTTTGAATGGGATTGTAAATACCAGAGCCTTCTGGCTTTTCTTCTGGTAACGTAGCAGCATAGGTCAAGCGACTAATGTAAGCCAAAAACAACCCTGACCCAACTCCCATGATGATCAAGCCAGGCATTAATTCCAGGGAGGTTACCCGGAGATGCATACAACGATACAGCCACCCAATGCCAGTCGCTAGCAAAATCAGCCCGCTGTAAATAATATATTTCGGCGGAAAGCGTCGTTCTAAGGTCAAAAGCTTCAACACCACAACGATTGAAATAATCATCGTTACGTTATAGGGAATTACGGTAAGTGCCGTTTGGAACGGGTTCAACGCCAGCACAATCGGTAAAAACTGATAAAGATTAAATTGCAAGCCAGCCGTTACCATCGTATGCAACATCGCGGTAAACATCCCCAACACAAATCTTGGCTTTCGCAAGAGACCAACGCGAAATACTGAAGCTAGAGATCGGTTAGCCTGCCGTCGCTGCCAAAAAATGAACAACCCCAGAAGGATCACCCCTACGGCAATGAGCGTTGGTGCAATTGAGAGTGCAAACGGCGGCAACACAACCCCTGCAACTGCGAATATACGCCTCGGCTCCCACCAGCCAAACTCGCCTGCTAAACTAATGCCTGTCAAAATCGATCCCAGTCCTAAAAATGAAAGTAAGCCTCCCATCCAGTCAATGGGCTGCTCACAGCGAACAAGCAATTTGGGCAGCGATCGCTGGAATCGAAAAATCAGAAGCAGAACCCCCAACGAAGGAACAAATGCCCATCGCCAACCGACGTTAAACGCGATGTAGCCACCCAGTAAGGCACCCGACAAACTCCCCAGCGCTGAAGCAACAATTAGCAAGACGGCAGCTTGTTCTTCTGCTTTCCCCTCGTAAGCCAGATCCGCGATCGTCCAGGGAGTGCTAATGAGGGGCGTTGCTGCTAGCCCGGTTAAAACTGCAAAGCTGATAGCCATCAGTCCAATCGTTGGACTCAAGGTAGTCAAAGTAATCCCAACGCCATACAAAGTTAAGCCAGTGAAAAAGACGCGAGTTCGCCCATAAAAGCGACATAAATTTTCTGTCGTTGGCGCGAAAGAAGCCATGATCAAGGAAAATAACACCAGAATACTTTGAATGCTGCCGATGCTGGAATTGAAATCACGCACAATCGCGGGCATGATAGCAGGCAAAACGCTAACGTTATAGGCAACGATGAACAAAGTCAGGCTGAGTACCCAAAAGCCTTGACGCTCTAGTTGAATCGTTTGCGCCTGCTCCATAAAATCCCTCCATCCTAGGCAGCTTTGTCA is a window of Leptolyngbyaceae cyanobacterium JSC-12 DNA encoding:
- a CDS encoding arabinose efflux permease family protein (IMG reference gene:2510098338~PFAM: Major Facilitator Superfamily), with protein sequence MEQAQTIQLERQGFWVLSLTLFIVAYNVSVLPAIMPAIVRDFNSSIGSIQSILVLFSLIMASFAPTTENLCRFYGRTRVFFTGLTLYGVGITLTTLSPTIGLMAISFAVLTGLAATPLISTPWTIADLAYEGKAEEQAAVLLIVASALGSLSGALLGGYIAFNVGWRWAFVPSLGVLLLIFRFQRSLPKLLVRCEQPIDWMGGLLSFLGLGSILTGISLAGEFGWWEPRRIFAVAGVVLPPFALSIAPTLIAVGVILLGLFIFWQRRQANRSLASVFRVGLLRKPRFVLGMFTAMLHTMVTAGLQFNLYQFLPIVLALNPFQTALTVIPYNVTMIISIVVVLKLLTLERRFPPKYIIYSGLILLATGIGWLYRCMHLRVTSLELMPGLIIMGVGSGLFLAYISRLTYAATLPEEKPEGSGIYNPIQNLGNSLGRGILGTTLVYFASRDIVDGVLQQLGKSIEPAQRSQLIAELQGVIQTLSKAEVRSAIAAQVSPSIRPLLQSIGLEAATSAMRSSLLVALIVTGVCFLLATTLPKRPSRFS